From one Anopheles cruzii chromosome 3, idAnoCruzAS_RS32_06, whole genome shotgun sequence genomic stretch:
- the LOC128271984 gene encoding GDP-fucose transporter 1, translating to MYQPLEKENLCTKYIRIASVVTAYWIISILTVFVNKALLSGLKLDAPLFVTWFQVLTSSTICFTMSMLSKQYPRLVSFPEGNPFDRNTFRKVLPLSILFTMMIATNNICLKHVGVAFYYVGRSLTTVFNVILTFVLLGQKTSCKATLCCVLIIVGFWLGVDQESLTESFSLIGTVFGVLGSLSLSLYSIYTKRTLQHVNQEVWLLSYYNNVYSAALFVPLMILNGEVQEVLNFEHLFAPWFWGVMTVGGVCGFAIGFVTTLQIKVTSPLTHNISGTAKACAQTVIATTWYNDTKSFLWWTSNAVVLLGSAFYTRVKQLEMTQTHQEQMSSQKV from the exons ATGTATCAACCactggaaaaagaaaatttatgcaCCAAATATATCCGAATTGCTTCAGTTGTGACGGCTTATTG GATCATCTCAATCCTAACAGTATTCGTGAACAAAGCACTATTAAGTGGGCTCAAGCTTGATGCACCGCTGTTTGTAACCTGGTTCCAGGTGCTCACATCGTCAACGATATGTTTTACCATGAGCATGCTAAGCAAGCAATATCCTCGTCTGGTATCTTTCCCCGAAGGAAACCCCTTCGATCGGAACACCTTCCGCAAGGTGCTTCCACTTTCGATACTGTTCACGATGATGATAGCGACCAACAACATTTGTCTCAAGCATGTTGGAGTCGCATTCTACTACGTTGGCCGCTCGCTGACGACCGTTTTCAACGTGATACTTACGTTCGTTTTACTCGGTCAGAAAACGAGCTGCAAGGCGAccctgtgctgtgtgctgaTCATCGTCGGCTTCTGGCTCGGTGTGGATCAGGAAAGTCTGACGGAATCCTTCTCGCTGATTGGAACGGTGTTCGGTGTGCTGGGCTCCTTGAGTTTATCGCTTTACTCGATCTACACCAAACGCACGCTGCAACATGTAAATCAGGAAGTTTGGCTGCTAAGTTACTACAACAACGTGTATTCCGCGGCCCTGTTTGTCCCGCTGATGATTCTCAACGGGGAAGTGCAGGAAGTGCTCAACTTTGAACACCTCTTTGCACCCTGGTTCTGGGGTGTGATGACCGTCGGTGGAGTGTGCGGATTCGCCATCGGGTTCGTAACTACGCTGCAGATTAAAGTTACGTCCCCGTTGACACACAACATATCCGGAACGGCGAAAGCGTGCGCTCAGACGGTCATTGCTACGACCTGGTACAATGACACGAAGTCGTTCCTGTGGTGGACCTCGAACGCGGTGGTTCTGCTCGGTTCGGCGTTTTACACCCGCGTTAAGCAGCTGGAAATGACCCAGACGCACCAGGAGCAAATGAGCAGCCAGAAGGTATGA
- the LOC128273448 gene encoding juvenile hormone esterase: MYAIRALILLLFSIGAHSSYALPPSTFGEALASAGQFSNKLKETAAWKTFTGIARDSDSINSLVRAIPRTTMGFVRDVVSSFKRESRAIILTKNGALDGRLQQVKGGGAGFFYAFKGIRYGRAPVGELRFRAPQPEVPWKGIRGAHQEGSVCPHRNMILDNFKGNEDCLFLNVYSPELPVGEDNPQLPVMVWIHGGAFSFGSGNAFLYGPDYLVPNGVVLVTFNYRLGPLGFLSVGRDAPGNAGLKDQVLALRWVQDNIAAFGGNPNDVTIFGQSAGSVSVQLLTLAPIAKGLFHKAIAQSGSVLNPWAIARDTKARGFYLGQLLGIRTNDTGELLAQLRRAAPQKIVDAALKTLTAEDVRKSIGLPFVPSLESWTGEDASSDGDEPLITEEPLELLKSGRYNHVPLMVGFNSHEAMLFLRRVRKDPNLLQTLDGDFERLIPLNMHLDRESDEGREFAGKMKQFYLGDRHVSNETIQEMMNLMSDVMFLHGITDFARLHASHNGLNSTWVFRFGYDGALGIYKRILGINWPGACHGDELGYLFHFGFLNLRLDSTSPELQVMHKMTRMWTNFAKYGNPTPFGEDELLLGINWPSVVPNTMAELPYLNIEGSLESKTNPETLRLRFWDDAFAKYNGNLL, translated from the exons ATGTACGCGATTCGTGCCCTAATTCTATTGTTATTTTCGATCGGAGCACACTCGAGCTATGCCCTGCCACCGTCAACGTTCGGAGAGGCGCTGGCCAGTGCCGGCCAGTTTTCCAACAAACTGAAG GAAACGGCCGCCTGGAAAACGTTCACCGGAATCGCCCGTGACTCGGACTCGATCAACTCGCTGGTCCGGGCCATACCGCGCACGACGATGGGCTTCGTGCGTGACGTGGTCAGCTCGTTCAAGCGCGAGTCGCGTGCCATCATCCTCACCAAGAACGGGGCCCTCGACGGCCGGCTGCAGCAGGTGAAGGGTGGCGGGGCAGGCTTCTTCTACGCGTTCAAAGGCATCCGGTACGGCCGGGCGCCGGTGGGCGAGCTGCGGTTCCGGGCTCCCCAACCGGAGGTACCGTGGAAGGGCATCCGGGGTGCGCACCAGGAGGGATCGGTCTGCCCTCACCGCAACATGATACTGGACAACTTCAAGGGCAACGAAGACTGCCTGTTCCTGAACGTCTACTCGCCGGAGCTGCCCGTCGGCGAGGACAATCCGCAGTtgccggtgatggtgtggATTCACGGTGGCGCCTTCTCGTTCGGCTCCGGCAACGCGTTCCTGTACGGGCCGGACTATCTCGTGCCGAACGGGGTCGTGCTGGTGACGTTCAACTACCGGCTGGGGCCACTCGGGTTTCTGAGCGTCGGTCGCGATGCCCCCGGCAATGCGGGTCTCAAGGATCAGGTGCTGGCGCTGCGCTGGGTACAGGACAACATAGCGGCGTTCGGCGGCAACCCGAACGATGTGACCATCTTCGGGCAGTCGGCcgggtcggtgtcggtgcagCTGCTGACGCTGGCCCCGATCGCGAAGGGCCTCTTCCACAAGGCGATCGCCCAGAGTGGCTCCGTCCTGAACCCGTGGGCCATCGCCCGGGACACGAAGGCCCGTGGCTTCTACCTGGGCCAACTGCTCGGCATCCGGACGAACGATACGGGCGAGCTGTTGGCGCAGTTGCGCCGAGCGGCCCCGCAGAAGATCGTGGATGCCGCCCTGAAAACCCTGACCGCCGAAGATGTGCGCAAGAGCATCGGGCTCCCGTTTGTGCCGTCGCTGGAGAGCTGGACCGGCGAGGATGCTTCCAGCGACGGTGATGAGCCGCTCATCACCGAGGAACCGCTGGAGTTGCTCAAGAGTGGCCGCTACAACCACGTGCCCCTGATGGTTGGCTTCAACTCCCACGAAGCGATGCTCTTTTTGAGGC GAGTACGAAAGGACCCCAATCTGCTGCAAACCCTGGACGGCGACTTTGAGCGGCTGATCCCGCTCAACATGCACCTGGACCGCGAGTCGGACGAGGGCCGCGAGTTCGCGGGCAAGATGAAACAGTTCTACCTCGGCGATAGGCACGTGTCGAACGAGACCATCCAGGAGATGATGAAC CTCATGTCGGACGTGATGTTCCTGCACGGCATCACGGACTTTGCCCGGTTGCATGCGTCGCACAACGGGCTCAATTCGACCTgggtgttccggttcgggtACGACGGGGCGCTCGGTATCTACAAGCGGATACTGGGCATCAACTGGCCCGGCGCCTGCCACGGTGACGAGCTGGGCTATCTGTTCCACTTCGGCTTTCTGAACCTGCGTCTCGACAGTACGTCTCCCGAGCTGCAGGTGATGCACAAGATGACCCGGATGTGGACGAATTTCGCCAAGTACGG TAATCCAACCCCTTTCGGTGAGGACGAACTGTTGCTGGGCATCAACTGGCCATCGGTCGTGCCGAACACGATGGCGGAGCTGCCGTACCTCAACATCGAAGGTTCGCTCGAAAGCAAAACCAATCCCGAAACGCTAAGGTTAAGGTTCTGGGACGATGCCTTTGCCAAGTACAACGGTAACTTGTTGTAA
- the LOC128271985 gene encoding TBC1 domain family member 7 — protein MADERNFRSTYYEKVGCRGVEERKSLEILLKEKPLNLNKLTQFCIRFTVPNIHRTVLWNSLLGVTPVYDKSREYVMEQRNAVYNDLLKALTTMRIVDENTPTARVFYAMWLMEKRQLTLGRDITQESHFCNITKVLLKIFDNDIETYWMAKSLYDYSEEVALEMGKLSDLTYTTLEKEDSTLYKHLKSCDMLTTLPLADWYRSFFAGVLSEPALIRVWDKICGGAIKIVVYVMIETLRILRWRVTRCTELDALLKLIESIKNEQDTADVIVNAAIELWQQNKGHEFIPQSKLKSVS, from the exons ATGGCAGACGAACGTAATTTTCGCTCAACTTATTACGAAAAAGTGGGCTGCCGCGGTGTTGAGGAACGAAAATCGCTTGAGATATTGCTGAAGGAGAAACCCTTGAACTTGAACAAGTTGACACAGTTTTGCATACGCTTTACTGTCCCCAACATACATCGGACAGTGTTATGGAATTCGCTGCTCG GCGTAACACCCGTTTACGATAAATCTCGCGAATACGTCATGGAGCAACGTAATGCGGTGTACAATGATTTGTTGAAAGCACTAACAACGATGCGGATCGTGGATGAAAATACTCCAACGGCAAGGGTATTTTACGCAATGTGGCTAATGGAGAAAAGGCAACTTACGCTGGGCCGCGACATCACT CAAGAAAGCCATTTCTGCAACATTACCAAGGTGCTGTTAAAAATTTTCGACAATGATATCGAAACGTACTGGATGGCTAAGAGTCTGTACGACTACTCAGAGGAAGTGGCCTTGGAAATGGGCAAATTGTCGGACCTTACCTACACAACACTCGAAAAGGAGGACAGTACACTGTACAAACACCTGAAATCATGTGATATGCTAACTACCCTGCCACTGGCCGACTGGTACCGATCGTTCTTTGCCGGTGTGCTCTCGGAACCGGCCCTGATACGTGTGTGGGATAAGATCTGTGGCGGAGCGATTAAGATTGTAGTTTACGTGATGATCGAAACGTTGCGGATTCTTCGGTGGCGAGTGACACGCTGCACCGAACTAGACGCACTCTTGAAGTTGATTGAAAGT ATAAAGAACGAGCAAGACACCGCTGATGTGATCGTTAATGCAGCGATCGAGCTgtggcaacaaaacaaaggcCATGAGTTTATTCCCCAGTCAAAGTTGAAATCTGTGAGCTGA
- the LOC128271624 gene encoding RNA-binding protein 4B isoform X1 has protein sequence MIPQRTKVFVGSLPPATKPEEVRRLFENYGVVTECDVMNRCAFVHMQNQDMAESAIQALHNTTFKGVTIVVERGRVRERPPGGVGMDSARGRVGAGPMRGSRGGMRTQPYGSYGTARTPGGYGTRASYGTGSRGYEGGTYRNDVGYSSSSSAYGYGYTSNGGGYGSTRHSSSEDRRGFTLPSYPTDQSRAAYGSSYDGYSSYDGYSSYGYDTTQASSSYQRWPTSSAAAADSYSYASGYSAPVDGGTAGQSTDYSQSYPALGGSSSGYRSASAASSAPPSYRSSVSGYGPPSSGRRF, from the exons ATGATTCCG CAGAGAACCAAAGTGTTTGTCGGCAGCTTGCCCCCAGCGACCAAGCCAGAGGAGGTGCGCCGGCTGTTCGAGAACTATGGCGTGGTAACGGAGTGCGATGTCATGAATCGGTGCGCGTTCGTGCACATGCAGAATCAGGATATGGCCGAGAGCGCCATCCAGGCACTGCACAATACAACTTTCAAGGGCGTTACGATTGTGGTCGAGCGGGGCCGCGTTCGCGAAAGACCCCCGGGCGGAGTCGGTATGGATAGTGCACGCGGCCGCGTTGGAGCTGGCCCGATGCGTGGGTCAAGAGGCGGAATGCGAACCCAGCCGTACGGTTCATATGGAACGGCACGCACTCCGGGAGGTTATGGAACACGTGCAAGCTACGGTACTGGCAGCCGAGGTTACGAGGGTGGTACCTACAG GAATGATGTCGGATACAGTTCCTCCAGCAGCGCGTATGGTTACGGGTACACCAGCAATGGAGGTGGCTACGGTAGCACTCGTCACTCCAGCAGCGAAGACCGTCGTGGTTTCACGCTACCGTCTTACCCGACCGATCAAAGCCGAGCAGCATACGGCAGCTCTTACGATGGTTACTCGAGCTACGATGGCTACAGCAGCTACGGATACGATACTACCCAAGCTTCGTCGAGCTaccaacggtggccaacatcgTCGGCTGCCGCCGCTGACAGCTA TTCCTACGCTAGCGGCTATTCGGCTCCGGTGGATGGTGGTACCGCCGGGCAGAGTACAGATTACAGTCAATCCTATCCTGCTTTGGGTGGCAGCTCGTCGGGATATCG CAGTGCGTCGGCAGCATCTTCTGCACCGCCTTCGTACCGCAGCTCTGTATCCGGCTACGGGCCACCATCCTCCGGTAGAAGGTTTTGA
- the LOC128271624 gene encoding RNA-binding protein 4B isoform X3 → MIPRTKVFVGSLPPATKPEEVRRLFENYGVVTECDVMNRCAFVHMQNQDMAESAIQALHNTTFKGVTIVVERGRVRERPPGGVGMDSARGRVGAGPMRGSRGGMRTQPYGSYGTARTPGGYGTRASYGTGSRGYEGGTYRNDVGYSSSSSAYGYGYTSNGGGYGSTRHSSSEDRRGFTLPSYPTDQSRAAYGSSYDGYSSYDGYSSYGYDTTQASSSYQRWPTSSAAAADSYSYASGYSAPVDGGTAGQSTDYSQSYPALGGSSSGYRSASAASSAPPSYRSSVSGYGPPSSGRRF, encoded by the exons ATGATTCCG AGAACCAAAGTGTTTGTCGGCAGCTTGCCCCCAGCGACCAAGCCAGAGGAGGTGCGCCGGCTGTTCGAGAACTATGGCGTGGTAACGGAGTGCGATGTCATGAATCGGTGCGCGTTCGTGCACATGCAGAATCAGGATATGGCCGAGAGCGCCATCCAGGCACTGCACAATACAACTTTCAAGGGCGTTACGATTGTGGTCGAGCGGGGCCGCGTTCGCGAAAGACCCCCGGGCGGAGTCGGTATGGATAGTGCACGCGGCCGCGTTGGAGCTGGCCCGATGCGTGGGTCAAGAGGCGGAATGCGAACCCAGCCGTACGGTTCATATGGAACGGCACGCACTCCGGGAGGTTATGGAACACGTGCAAGCTACGGTACTGGCAGCCGAGGTTACGAGGGTGGTACCTACAG GAATGATGTCGGATACAGTTCCTCCAGCAGCGCGTATGGTTACGGGTACACCAGCAATGGAGGTGGCTACGGTAGCACTCGTCACTCCAGCAGCGAAGACCGTCGTGGTTTCACGCTACCGTCTTACCCGACCGATCAAAGCCGAGCAGCATACGGCAGCTCTTACGATGGTTACTCGAGCTACGATGGCTACAGCAGCTACGGATACGATACTACCCAAGCTTCGTCGAGCTaccaacggtggccaacatcgTCGGCTGCCGCCGCTGACAGCTA TTCCTACGCTAGCGGCTATTCGGCTCCGGTGGATGGTGGTACCGCCGGGCAGAGTACAGATTACAGTCAATCCTATCCTGCTTTGGGTGGCAGCTCGTCGGGATATCG CAGTGCGTCGGCAGCATCTTCTGCACCGCCTTCGTACCGCAGCTCTGTATCCGGCTACGGGCCACCATCCTCCGGTAGAAGGTTTTGA
- the LOC128273855 gene encoding DNA-directed RNA polymerase III subunit RPC3 translates to MSIQLGKLCSRIIEQHFGELVRIVGDNLFASIAKPLSQIVRSTGLTKSEVCKSLAILLKFGLVTFRLNAAQTGYEYQLDHDRVLMILRYPRYVHLIQTKFGHESAALLEELLRSGSQTASYIILKSLANIDATGRNTVSVLREKFGTLVSERYIIRAPDLKPRDGELTELAYDDANLFAMPQLELRELNDLHERKTTKVPDEGINWLVNVEQFHLDFRDSVMTNAVERLIDANASECMKHLLEVMYQRTKPWEAVSNPIGLVNLRQRCEKQSKNVEMMRFLDQYISVMESNEYVSRFDHKGGGQYTVNVKKIFQQLTWACIENIIMEKYGSKAARIFRVIRMKRYIEQEDIQKEAMVPAKEAKQLTYKLLEENFLQIQTFRKPGGGNAGAPKSFFLFYVNQGQIVAMLLEICYKALYNSITRSTHDKAVNKRLIEKSQRLDSIVETMKERGESEAYINEILETLTPPEQEILKKVKLRVKSLYSAEIGIDETIFILKLNQEYQMK, encoded by the exons ATGTCCATTCAGCTGGGAAAACTTTGTTCCCGCATTATCGAACAGCATTTTGGTGAGCTGGTGCGAATCGTGGGCGACAATCTGTTTGCGTCGATCGCGAAACCTTTGTCGCAAATCGTACGCTCAACCGGACTGACAAAATCGGAG GTATGCAAATCGCTGGCAATCCTCTTGAAGTTCGGATTGGTCACTTTTCGTCTGAACGCTGCCCAAACCGGATATGAGTATCAACTGGATCACGACCGCGTTCTCATGATACTTCGCTACCCACGTTACGTGCATTTGATACAAACGAAGTTTGGTCACGAATCGGCAGCGTTGTTGGAGGAATTGCTCCGTTCGGGATCGCAAACGGCATCGTACATCATACTGAAATCCCTGGCGAATATTGACGCCACAGGGCGTAACACCGTGTCGGTGCTGCGTGAAAAATTTGGCACCCTCGTGAGCGAACGGTACATCATTCGTGCCCCCGATTTGAAGCCCCGCGACGGTGAGCTGACAGAGTTGGCCTACGACGACGCCAACCTATTCGCCATGCCTCAGTTGGAGTTGCGGGAGCTGAACGATCTACACGAACGGAAAACTACCAAAGTGCCGGACGAGGGCATCAACTGGCTGGTGAACGTGGAACAGTTTCATCTCGACTTTCGCGACAGCGTTATGACGAATGCGGTTGAACGGTTGATCGACGCGAATGCCAGTGAGTGCATGAAACACCTGCTGGAAGTGATGTACCAGCGGACCAAACCGTGGGAAGCGGTTTCCAATCCGATCGGGCTGGTAAATCTGCGGCAGAGgtgtgaaaaacaatcgaaaaacgTAGAGATGATGCGCTTCCTGGACCAGTACATCTCTGTCATGGAATCGAACGAGTACGTTTCCCGGTTCGACCACAAAGGTGGTGGCCAGTATACGGTGaatgtgaagaaaattttccaacagCTAACGTGGGCGTGTATCGAAAACATAATCATGGAAAAGTACGGATCAAAAGCGGCCCGCATTTTCCGTGTCATTCGTATGAAGCGCTACATCGAGCAGGAAGATATACAGAAAGAGGCGATGGTGCCGGCAAAAGAGGCCAAACAACTCACATACAAACTGCTCGAGGAAAACTTTCTGCAGATACAGACGTTTCGCAAACCGGGTGGAGGAAACGCGGGAGCACCTAAATCGTTCTTTCTGTTCTACGTCAATCAGGGACAGATAGTGGCCATGCTGCTGGAGATATGCTACAAAGCGCTGTACAATTCCATCACTCGCTCAACACACGACAAGGCGGTTAACAAGCGATTGATCGAAAAAAGTCAGCGTCTGGACAGCATCGTGGAAACGATGAAGGAACGCGGAGAGTCGGAGGCGTACATTAATGAAATTCTCGAAACGCTCACCCCGCCGGAGCAGGAAATATTGAAGAAGGTTAAGCTGCGTGTCAAGAGCCTGTACAGTGCGGAAATCGGGATCGATGAAACGATTTTCATACTGAAATTGAATCAAGAATatcaaatgaaataa
- the LOC128271624 gene encoding RNA-binding protein 4B isoform X2 — protein MIPQRTKVFVGSLPPATKPEEVRRLFENYGVVTECDVMNRCAFVHMQNQDMAESAIQALHNTTFKGVTIVVERGRVRERPPGGVGMDSARGRVGAGPMRGSRGGMRTQPYGSYGTARTPGGYGTRASYGTGSRGYEGGTYRNDVGYSSSSSAYGYGYTSNGGGYGSTRHSSSEDRRGFTLPSYPTDQSRAAYGSSYDGYSSYDGYSSYGYDTTQASSSYQRWPTSSAAAADSYSYASGYSAPVDGGTAGQSTDYSQSYPALGGSSSGYRASAASSAPPSYRSSVSGYGPPSSGRRF, from the exons ATGATTCCG CAGAGAACCAAAGTGTTTGTCGGCAGCTTGCCCCCAGCGACCAAGCCAGAGGAGGTGCGCCGGCTGTTCGAGAACTATGGCGTGGTAACGGAGTGCGATGTCATGAATCGGTGCGCGTTCGTGCACATGCAGAATCAGGATATGGCCGAGAGCGCCATCCAGGCACTGCACAATACAACTTTCAAGGGCGTTACGATTGTGGTCGAGCGGGGCCGCGTTCGCGAAAGACCCCCGGGCGGAGTCGGTATGGATAGTGCACGCGGCCGCGTTGGAGCTGGCCCGATGCGTGGGTCAAGAGGCGGAATGCGAACCCAGCCGTACGGTTCATATGGAACGGCACGCACTCCGGGAGGTTATGGAACACGTGCAAGCTACGGTACTGGCAGCCGAGGTTACGAGGGTGGTACCTACAG GAATGATGTCGGATACAGTTCCTCCAGCAGCGCGTATGGTTACGGGTACACCAGCAATGGAGGTGGCTACGGTAGCACTCGTCACTCCAGCAGCGAAGACCGTCGTGGTTTCACGCTACCGTCTTACCCGACCGATCAAAGCCGAGCAGCATACGGCAGCTCTTACGATGGTTACTCGAGCTACGATGGCTACAGCAGCTACGGATACGATACTACCCAAGCTTCGTCGAGCTaccaacggtggccaacatcgTCGGCTGCCGCCGCTGACAGCTA TTCCTACGCTAGCGGCTATTCGGCTCCGGTGGATGGTGGTACCGCCGGGCAGAGTACAGATTACAGTCAATCCTATCCTGCTTTGGGTGGCAGCTCGTCGGGATATCG TGCGTCGGCAGCATCTTCTGCACCGCCTTCGTACCGCAGCTCTGTATCCGGCTACGGGCCACCATCCTCCGGTAGAAGGTTTTGA